Genomic DNA from Thiosocius teredinicola:
ACTGATCTGGAGGGGCACGAAAAGTACCCGGCGAACAAATCGATATTGGTAACGACCACCGACATCCGGAAGTCGAACAGTGCAGCGATGTACCTGGCGCTGGCGAGCTACGTGTTGAACGGCAACACCATCGTGCAGAATCAGGAGCAGGCAGCGCCGCTTATCAACGACCTGGGTCAGATGTTCATGCGTCAAGGGTTCACCGAGAGTTCGTCTCAGGCCCCATTTCAAAACTACCTGACCATGGGGCCTGGCAAGACCCCGCTGGTCATGATCTATGAAGCACAGTTCCTCTATGAGGCAGCAAAACCGGACAGCGCGATCACCGAGGACATGGTGTTGCTCTACCCGGAGCCGACGCTATTTACCAAGCACATTTTCGTCCCGATCACCGAAAACGGGCAGATGCTGGGTGAGGCACTGAGTCGAGACGAACAACTGCAACAGATCGCCACCGAGCATGGCCTGCGTACTGAGAACACCAAGTTGTTCCGGCAGTTCGTCAAGGAAAGACAACTGAACGTGCCGGATTTTCTGGTTAACGTCATCGAGCCACCGAGCTACGAAGTGCTCGAAGGGATGATCCAACAAATCGAGCAACGTTATGCGAGCGGGGCCTTGGCCACGGCCCCGCAGTGATTGTCTTCGGAGTATTTGAACCATGAGTCAGACAGAAACGTTAACGCCGCCTGATCAGAGTGCTTTGCAGCCACCGGCTGCTGTCGCGCCCATCGAGAAGGAAAAGGCCGCCAGCATCGTGCCGGTAACCGACGAGCAGCGGCACGCCCTTGACGAAAAAGTTGACGAGTTCATCAACATCGTGGTCAGCGTCGACGTGAACAGCGAACAGTTCCAGGATAAGGTGCGCTCGATCCATTCGATGGGTAGCGACAAGATTCGCGAAGCGGCGAGCATCTCGAACCGCATGCTGGAGCGACCGGTTCGCGCGATCAATGACGGCATCCTGGACGGCTCGTCACCCATCGGAAAATCCCTGGTTGAGCTGCGCAGCACGGTCGAAGACCTCGACCCAAGCAAGCAGGGCGATCTGCTGTCGCCGAAAAAGCTGCTTGGCTTGATCCCTTTTGGTAACAAACTGAAAGATTATTTCGACAAGTATCAATCCGCGCAAACCCATATCAACGCCATCATTCAGTCGCTGTACAACGGCCAGGACGAGCTGAAGAAGGACAACGCATCGATTGAGGTCGAAAAGGCGCGTCTTTGGGACACGATGGGCATGCTCGAGCAGTATGCCTACGTCGGCAAGGAGATCGATCAGGCGCTGGAGACGCGCGTTGCCCAGATCGAATCCGAAAACCCCGAGAAGGCGAGGGTGGTTAAGGAAGAGATGCTTTTCTATGTGCGGCAGAAGGTACAAGACCTACTGACCCAGCTGGCTGTCAGCGTGCAGGGCTACATGGCGCTGGACATGATCCGCAAGAACAACCTGGAACTGATCAAGGGTGTCGACAGAGCGACAACGACGACGGTGTCCGCGCTGCGTACAGCGGTGATCGTGGCGCAGGCATTGACCAACCAGAAGTTGGTGCTCGATCAGATTGCAGCGTTGAACACCACCACATCGAACATGATCGCGAGTACGGCGGCAATGCTGAAGCAGCAGGCGTCGGCGATCGGTGAGCAGGCTTCAAGTTCGACGATTGAACTGGATAAACTGAAATCAGCTTTCTCCGACATCTACGCCACGATGGACATGATGGCGGACTACAAAGTCAAAGCGCTCGGCAACATGCAGCAGACCGTCGACGCCTTGACGACCGAGATCGACAAATCCAAGGCCTATCTCGACCGAATTCGCGAGCAGGAAGCCGCCGAACAAACGGCGGCGTCCGATTCGGTTTCGTCAAACGAAGTCCACATTTAGCGCCACGCGAGCGACCGCAAGCGGGAAGAACCATGAAAGTGCTGAGAACTTTGATCGCGACACTGACGTTGTCGGCTGCGCTGCTGGGATGCAGCCAACAGGAATCACTCACCGTCCTGGCGGGTTCGGAGTTGAAAGACATCGAGCCAAGACTGGACGAGATTGCGAGTGCAACCGGTGTCCGGCTGGAGATGCACTACATCGGTACGCTCGATGGTGCCGACGCCATTGTCAACGGTAATCAGCATTACGACTTCGCCTGGTTTTCACACGCGAAGTATCTCAGCTTGCTCCAAGGTCCGGAAAAGCGAATCGTAGCCGAAGAAAAGATTGGACTTTCGCCGGTGATTCCTGCGGTCAAGGAAAGTCTTGCTCGCAAATGGGGATGGACTGAAGGAGACACGGTAACCTGGGCAGATATCGCCGAGAAGGCGAAAAGCGGCGAGTTTCGTTTCGCAATGACCGACCCGACGGCGTCTAACTCCGGCTTTTCCACGGTCATGGGTGTACAGGCGGCTTTTTCGGGCTCCAGCGACGTGATCACGGCGGACAATGTTGACGTTGCCAAGCTCAAAGACTTTTTCAGTGGCCAGGCGTTGACCTCAGGAAGCTCGGGGTGGCTCGCAGAGGCCTATGTGCGCGAGCAGGAGCACATCGACGGGCTATTTAACTACGAATCGATCCTGATGGACCTGAATACGTCCGGCAAGCTGCGCGAGGAGCTGGTGCTGATTTACCCACAGGAAGGTGTGGTAACGGCGGATTATCCGTTCATTTTGCTGAACAAGGATCAGCGCGAGGCGTACAACAAGATTGTTGCCTACCTGAAGACGCCCGATTTTCAACAGTGGATGATGGAAAATACCAATCGCCGCCCGGTGCTACCGCAGATCAAAGCCACCGCGAAGTTTCCGAAGGGTTTCCAACTGGAGTTGCCGTTTCCGAGCGGCCTGAACACAGTCAACGAGATTCTTTTCGCATTCCTGGATCAGCACCGCAAACCCAATCATTCGATTTTTGTGCTCGATGTCAGCGGTTCAATGGCAGGCGACAGGTTGGAGCAGCTGAAGAGAGCCTTGTACAACCTAACCGGAGATGACAAGAGTCTTACCGGCCGGTTTGCCCGTTTTAGAAATCGCGAACGTATCACCTTGATCGCGTTCAATTCGGGTATCTCCATGGACTCGACCTACGAGATGACGGCTGACGGTGCGAATATTTCTGATGTGCGTCATGCGATTAACGATCTGCAAGCGGGTGGGAACACCGCTATCTATGACGCGATGTCTCAGGCTTACGAGCTGGCGATGACCAGCAAGCAACAAGATCCACAACGTTTTTATTCGATCGTTCTGATGACGGACGGAAACAACACGGCGGGTACCGATTACCAACAGTTCGCTAGTATCTATTACAACCATGCGAATGCTGCCGAGGGCATCAGAACGTTTCCGATCTTGTTCGGCGACTCCAATGATGCGGAGATGATGGATCTCGCGACGATGACCGGTGGGCGGGTCTTTGACAGTCGCAAGCAGTCATTGGCCCAGGCGTTCAAGAAGATTCGCGGTTATCAATAGTGGCGGGTAAGCGCAGATTCTTACTTTTCGTCTATGGGACACCCAACATCGTCGGCAGCGCGCTTGCGCTCGCAGGACTCATCTTGTTCTTCTTCGGCGTTATCAAAAGCTACTGGCCTTTCATCGTCGCGGGGCTGTATGCCATCGGGTACATGGGTGTGCCGCGCAACCCCAACCTGCATTTGTCGATGAACCACGCCCTGGATGGCCGCGCACTCTCCGAAGCGTTGGACGGTTTGTTGAAATCGGTCAAAAAACACGTATCGGATGCGGTGCTGGAGCGCTTGTCGTCGGTCAGTGAGACGATCAAGCAGATACTTCCGCATCTCGAAAAGATCGAAAGCAATAGCCAGTACCTACATTCGGTGAAGAAAACCGTCACCGACTACCTGCCAAGTATGCTGGAGACTTACCTGCAATTGCCTCCGGCGTTTGCGCGACTGCATCGTATGAAAAGCGGTACGACGCCGCGAGAGATGCTGATCGAGCAGTTGGATCTGTTGCAACGAGAAATGGACAAGATTCTGCAGAATATCCTGGAGAACGACACCGACGCATTAATCGCGCACGGCAAGTTCATCAAGGAGAAGTTTGCCGGCGATTATGATTGGATCAGCTAGTTCCTGGGCGACCGGCCGGAAGAGGGTAGAGCGAAGGTTGCCTGTGTTACAGCCGATCTAGCCGGCTATGGTGCCCGGTGTCGCTCTGATTGAATCGTTCGGCCAATGCCGACCTTGCATCGGCGTTTCCCGCAACGATGTCGGCCAGTTCAGCAGGCGTCAGCAGCTTGGCACACAGGATGTCGACCGGGCCAAACGGCATGTCGTCGATGCGCGCCGGCCGGCCTTCGACCGGCAGATTGATCAGGCAGCCGGCGGTGCCGTTTGCGCTGAGCCATTCGGGCGGCAACGCGCCCGACAGGGGGAGCTCAAGCGACAGCACGCGGTACTTGGCAATGTGTTGGGACAGCCCGCCAAGATGGGCGATGTTCTGTGCCAGCAATTCGATGAAGGCGAAGGCCCAACTCGATCGAACATCGTCGAACGAGGCGCCTGCCAGCTCCGGGGCCTCGATATAGACTTCGCAGCCGAACCCTTGTTTACCTGCAATGTCGGTACCGACGAAAGGATCCGAAAGTCCATCCGAGGCGATGATCAGGCTGTCTTTGGGCCGGACGATGCGGTAGGCCTGCCGGGTATTCGGCCAGGCCGGCGCCCCTTGAAACTGAGGATTGACCAGGTAGGTCAACAGGTCTCTATCGCTCGGGCCGATGGCGTCCCAGTAGGCCTGAAGGCGTTGATAGCCGGCTGCGTTGCGCGGATCGTCGTCGGCAATCGTCTCGGCGGTCTGTGTCGTCGATGGCCGATTATCAGGTGAAGCCGCAGTCGGCGTCGCGGCATGGGCCTGCGATCCGAACAGGCGGGCGAAGAACGCTTTCAAATCCATCTCAATGCTGCTCCGATTTTGGTGCGCCGACGGTGATCGGGCAGTGCATCACTTGTTGCCCATGAAGCGCTTACCGTTGACGGCGATGTGGGTTCTGTCATCGTTCAGAAAGGCGAAACCCGCCTGCACATCGGAACCATCGTCGTAGACCAGGTGCATGGCATAGCCATCGATGCGGTATCGACCGCGAACAGTGGGTGACGATGAAGACGTTGCGCCGCTCACGCCGGCACCGGAGACAGAACCGAAGCCAGTCGCATCATGCGTGAAGCGTCCATCCGGTGAGAAGCACCAGGCGCTGGCCCGGCCGACCGTTGCGCTGCCCACGCCCAAGCCATTGCTTGAGACCAATCGCCCAAAGCAGCCATTGAGTTTCTGATTTTTGCTGCCGGGTACGGCTATCCAGTCGCCGCGGGTTTTGTCGAACTCTTTGTCGTTATGATCCTTGAGTTCGAGCTTGCCGCCACGTTTGCGCCATTGGCCCCAATCCTTCGGGTTCTTACGTTTGGATACGCTTGCGCCTTCTCTGAAAACGGTCGCAATGTCATCCGTGTAGGTATGGTCGTCGAACAGCGCGATGGTCATGCTGGTCGGGCCGAACATACCGCCGGCCTGCATGCCGTAGTAAATGACGCCGCGAAATCCGGCAAAGCCATCCGGCAGTCGCGGAGCCGAGATGGGCGCGGTGCTGATCTTGCCTGTGGCCTGTTGGTTTGCCGCTGTGGTTGTCCGGGGCGATTGGGATCCGGTGCTGCAGTAGTAGGTCAGCGCTTTGACAAGGTCGTTCACGGCTGGTCGGTGCACAAACACCGACTTCTCGCCGATCGAATCGATTGTGCGCATCGTGTTATTGCGACCAGGGCAGACCGAGAGCAACGATAATGCCGTCTTGCCATCTTTGCCCCGCACTTGGCGTAGTACCTGATAGCTTCCCTTGGGCAGGCTTTCGTCGATCTTCAACTTGCTCTTGTAGAAGCGATAACCTTTTGGTGACTTCTTGGCATTGTTGGCCAGCCAGGATTTCAAAGATCCTTTGCGTGGCATCCAGGGTGATACCTGCAGCTGCATTTTGTTGCCGTTGAACGTTTTGGTTGCTGTCGGGCTGGCGCTGTCGCCGGATTCTACCCATCCCGCCGGCGCACCGCTTGCGGCTTGGATAGTGCAGCCCAACAACATCAGGCCGCCGGCGGCAATGTGTTTAATCGCCTCAGTTCCATTGTGCTTAGTCAAAATAGCTCCCTCCAATCAAGATGCCGTCGTCACTCTTTTCGTGGTCGACCATGGCGAAACTGGTCGTCACTTCGCGCCCGTTGTCGTAGATGAATTGAACAACGTAACCGTCGATCCGGTACCAGCCGGTCTTGTCACTGCTGCTATGCCCGGCCGAACTCGCTGAGCCGCTACCGCCGCTGCTGATCGCGACCGAGGTGTCGTTCGAGAAGCGACCGTTCTTCGCGAAACACCATGCATTGACCGCGAAGGAGGCCGTGTAAGCGCCACCGAAGGATGGCAGGGTGTAACCCTTCGACGAGGAATAGCAGCCGTCCATGCGGTGGTCG
This window encodes:
- a CDS encoding vWA domain-containing protein; translated protein: MKVLRTLIATLTLSAALLGCSQQESLTVLAGSELKDIEPRLDEIASATGVRLEMHYIGTLDGADAIVNGNQHYDFAWFSHAKYLSLLQGPEKRIVAEEKIGLSPVIPAVKESLARKWGWTEGDTVTWADIAEKAKSGEFRFAMTDPTASNSGFSTVMGVQAAFSGSSDVITADNVDVAKLKDFFSGQALTSGSSGWLAEAYVREQEHIDGLFNYESILMDLNTSGKLREELVLIYPQEGVVTADYPFILLNKDQREAYNKIVAYLKTPDFQQWMMENTNRRPVLPQIKATAKFPKGFQLELPFPSGLNTVNEILFAFLDQHRKPNHSIFVLDVSGSMAGDRLEQLKRALYNLTGDDKSLTGRFARFRNRERITLIAFNSGISMDSTYEMTADGANISDVRHAINDLQAGGNTAIYDAMSQAYELAMTSKQQDPQRFYSIVLMTDGNNTAGTDYQQFASIYYNHANAAEGIRTFPILFGDSNDAEMMDLATMTGGRVFDSRKQSLAQAFKKIRGYQ
- a CDS encoding toxic anion resistance protein, producing MSQTETLTPPDQSALQPPAAVAPIEKEKAASIVPVTDEQRHALDEKVDEFINIVVSVDVNSEQFQDKVRSIHSMGSDKIREAASISNRMLERPVRAINDGILDGSSPIGKSLVELRSTVEDLDPSKQGDLLSPKKLLGLIPFGNKLKDYFDKYQSAQTHINAIIQSLYNGQDELKKDNASIEVEKARLWDTMGMLEQYAYVGKEIDQALETRVAQIESENPEKARVVKEEMLFYVRQKVQDLLTQLAVSVQGYMALDMIRKNNLELIKGVDRATTTTVSALRTAVIVAQALTNQKLVLDQIAALNTTTSNMIASTAAMLKQQASAIGEQASSSTIELDKLKSAFSDIYATMDMMADYKVKALGNMQQTVDALTTEIDKSKAYLDRIREQEAAEQTAASDSVSSNEVHI